A single Callithrix jacchus isolate 240 chromosome 4, calJac240_pri, whole genome shotgun sequence DNA region contains:
- the PPP1R3G gene encoding protein phosphatase 1 regulatory subunit 3G translates to MEPTGARLILEARGPAPSGEPPPAEKLPVPGVLYVEGSGDREGTSETQSPNAQLGDRPLSPKEEAALQEQEELLECRRRCRARSFSLPADPILQAAKFLQQQQQQQQQQQQAVALGGEGAEDAQLGRGGCCAKCKKRVQFADTLGLSLASVKHFSEADEPQVPSAVLSRLRSFPMRAEDLEQLGGLLAAAAVAAPLSAQPSRLRPLFQLPGPSAAAERLQRQRVCLESVQCSAAPGAEVKGSGRVLSCPGPRAVTVRYTFTEWRSFLDVPAELQPEPQEPQPPEAPSEASEPRSGDAEKQPGAECFHFSLCLPPGLQPKDGEEADARGVEVHFAVCYRCAQGEYWDNNAGANYTLRYARREDAL, encoded by the coding sequence ATGGAGCCCACAGGGGCACGACTAATTTTGGAGGCGCGGGGACCAGCCCCCTCTGGAGAGCCCCCGCCGGCCGAGAAGCTGCCAGTCCCGGGGGTCCTATATGTGGAGGGTAGCGGCGACCGAGAGGGCACTTCGGAGACCCAGAGTCCCAACGCTCAGCTAGGCGATAGGCCCCTATCCCCGAAGGAAGAGGCCGCCCTCCAGGAGCAGGAGGAGTTGCTGGAATGTCGCCGCCGCTGCCGCGCGCGCTCCTTTTCCTTGCCCGCGGACCCCATCCTGCAGGCGGCCAAGTTCctgcaacagcagcagcagcagcagcagcagcagcaacaggctGTGGCGCTGGGCGGCGAGGGGGCGGAAGACGCGCAGCTCGGCCGGGGCGGCTGCTGCGCCAAGTGCAAGAAGCGGGTGCAGTTCGCGGACACGCTGGGGCTGAGCCTGGCCAGCGTGAAGCACTTCAGCGAGGCGGACGAGCCGCAGGTGCCGTCTGCTGTGCTCTCGCGCCTCCGAAGCTTCCCCATGCGCGCGGAGGATCTGGAGCAGCTCGGGGGCCTGCTGGCCGCGGCGGCGGTGGCCGCGCCCCTCTCAGCGCAGCCTTCCCGGCTCCGACCGCTATTCCAGCTCCCTGGGCCGAGCGCCGCGGCCGAGCGCCTGCAGCGGCAGCGCGTGTGCCTGGAGAGCGTGCAGTGCTCGGCGGCCCCGGGCGCGGAGGTGAAGGGCTCCGGCCGGGTGCTCAGCTGCCCTGGGCCCAGGGCCGTGACCGTGCGCTACACCTTTACGGAGTGGCGCTCCTTCCTGGACGTGCCGGCTGAGCTGCAGCCCGAGCCGCAGGAGCCACAGCCACCAGAGGCGCCGTCGGAGGCTTCCGAGCCCCGGTCCGGGGATGCTGAGAAACAGCCAGGCGCCGAGTGCTTCCACTTCTCACTGTGCCTGCCTCCCGGCCTGCAGCCTAAGGACGGAGAGGAAGCCGACGCGCGGGGCGTCGAGGTCCACTTCGCGGTCTGCTACCGCTGCGCGCAGGGAGAGTACTGGGACAACAATGCAGGTGCCAACTACACGCTGCGCTACGCGCGCCGTGAGGACGCGCTCTGA